The genomic DNA AAGGCCACCAAGATCCCGGGGATGGCGCCGACGATCAGGGTGACCGCGAAGCAGACGACGCCGATCGAAAATTCGGCGCGATCCGTGCGCGCGAGCTCGCGGAACTCGCCAATCGCCAAGAGGCGCACCACGGCCACCGCGACGATCGCGCCGATGGCCGGCGACGGAATGTGCGCCAAGACGCCCGTGCCGAACACCAAGAGCAAGAGGGTGCCTGCCGCGAGGATGAGCGAGGGCAGCTGCGTCCTCGCCCCAATCTGGTCCACCGCGGCTGTGCGGCTCGTCGACGCGCCGATCGTGAAACTGCCTTGGAACCCGGCGGCCACGTTGGATAGGCCGAAGGCCATCAGGTCCTTGTTGGGGCGATTGGGATAGCCGCGCCGGTTGGCGTAGGAGCGGGACACCAGCAGGCCTTCCGACGCGCCGACGACGGCGAGTGCGAGCGCGGAGGGAACGATGGCCAGCCATTGCTGCCAGCTCAGGGCGGGCCACGTGAGCGCCGGTAGGCCCGCCTCCACCGGCCCGAGGATGGCCACCTGATCCGCACTGACGCCCGTGACGCTGACGACGATCGAGGAGATGATGAGCGTGATCAAGGCCCACGGGATGAGCGGGTTGAGGCGGCGCCCGGCAACGAGGACTGCCACGCAGCCAGCGGCCAGAACCACGGACCACGGTTTGATGTCCGTCCATCCGGTGACGAGCGTGGCCACTTTACTCACGAATTCGTGCCCATGACTGCCGGTGATGCCCAGCATCTTAATGACTTGGCTGACCAGGATGTCGAAGGCCAGGCCCGCGACGAACCCAATGAGGATGGGCTTGGAGAGGAAGTCTGCAATAAACCCCAGCCGGAACACAGACATGAGGATCATGAGTACGCCGCAGATCATGGCCTGGGCGAGCGCCATGTCGGCATAGGTTCCCGATCCGGCGACGGCTAATCCGCCGAGTGAGGATGCGACGAGCGCGCTGGCCGCGGCGTCGGGCGAGGCGACGAGTTGCCGCGAGCCGACGGTCAGCACGTAGATGATCGTGGGAATAACCAGGGCGTACAGCCCGGCCGACGGATCGAGGCCGGCGATCTGCGAGTATCCGATGTTGAGCGGGACGGCAATGGCGAGCAGGGTGACGCCTGCGGCGATTTCACGCGGAGCGTTCTTCTTGGTGAGCCCAGCCAACGGCCGTGCGTCGACATCGTGCAAAGTCACCATGTGTCTGAACTTAGTCGGTTGGCGGGTCCACAACAAGGGGGAAATTTCGCGTTGACCACGGAAAAGTCATGTGAGCGTCCAGACCGCGCACGCCTGCTGAGGTGCCATCGCGGGGCCGTGTCCCGCTATGCTTCGTGCTATGCACGTCACGCCTCCAGCGCGCCCGCGGCGGCCGTCGCCGCTGGGCGGACGTAAACCCACCCGCGACGACTTGGCCCCGTTCGCCACCGATGATCCCGACGTGCTGGATGACATCCTGCCCGCGGACTCCTCGGCGCTGCGGCTTTTAATCGTCGGCATCAATCCGGGGCTGTGGACCGCAGCCGTGAACGCGCCGTTTGCGCGGCCGGGTAATCGGTTCTGGCCGTCGCTGCATCGAGCCGGGCTGACCAGCCACGTGGTGGACGCCTCGCGTGGTCTCCGCGAGGAGGATCAGGACGAGTTGCTCCGCCGGGGCATCGGACTGACCAACCTGGTGGGTCGGGCCACGGCCCGGGCCGATGAACTCACACGCGATGAGCTTCGCGCGGCGGGGGAGCGGCTCGTCGCCCGCGTGCACGAGTTACGGCCTCGGGCTGTGGCCATCGCCGGGATTACGGCCTTCCGCAGTGCCTTCAAGGTGCCCCAGGCGCAGCTCGGGCGGCAAGATCCGGCCACCCTCGGGACGGATGTGGGCCGGCACCAGTGGCCGGATGGCACGGCGCTCTGGGTGGTTCCCCAGCCCAGCGGGCTTAATGCGCACGAGACGATCGACTCGCTCGCGGCCAAGTGGCAGCAGGTGTGGCAGGAGGCCGGCTCGCCCGACGAGCCGGCGCGGTAGCACTGCCTAGGAGCCCTCGGCGAGGCGGGAGCGCCCGTGGGCGGCGACGTCGTTCCGCAACATGGCGGGCCAGCCGCGGACGTCGGCGGGCGTGCGCGCCACGTGGAGCACGGCGTGCGGCAGCAGCTGGGCCAGAGCCTCCGCGGTGGACACGGGGTGGGCCGGGTCGCCGATCCACGCCAGAATCGTCACGGGGCAGTGGATCTGCGCGATGTCCGCGGCTGCGGGCAGATCGCTCACGGCGGCGCCACGGAACACGGACGGCAGAAGGCCCTCCGGGACATCGGGCTCAGTGGCCGGGGAGCCCACCGTGGCTGGTGGACGTGCGACGGCGGCGCTGGCGGCCACGAAGGTCCCCACCCCACGCTTCTCAATGAGCGTGGCCGCCGTGCGGTAGTCCTGAGACTTGGCGGTGCGGGTCGCCCAGGCCGTCGGCGGGACCAAGAGGGTTAGCCCGGCGAAGCGCTGCGGGTCCCTCACCGCGGCGTGCAGAAGCGTGGCGGCACCCATCGAGGGCCCGACCCCGTGGACGCGCTCGCCGGGAAAGTAGGCGTCCAACAGCTGGAGGAGATCGTCGGCCAACTGCGGCCAGGCGTAGTCCTGAGGAACTTTTCGACCCGTCGAGGTGCCGTGGCCGCGGGCGTCGTAGCGCAACAGACGGGTCCCGCTCA from Zhihengliuella flava includes the following:
- a CDS encoding alpha/beta fold hydrolase, producing MTAIEQPAFPVGSPATATAQLACSLSDEGGHPVVQLHGLTSSRRVDSLLDLDLGRGLSGTRLLRYDARGHGTSTGRKVPQDYAWPQLADDLLQLLDAYFPGERVHGVGPSMGAATLLHAAVRDPQRFAGLTLLVPPTAWATRTAKSQDYRTAATLIEKRGVGTFVAASAAVARPPATVGSPATEPDVPEGLLPSVFRGAAVSDLPAAADIAQIHCPVTILAWIGDPAHPVSTAEALAQLLPHAVLHVARTPADVRGWPAMLRNDVAAHGRSRLAEGS
- a CDS encoding SulP family inorganic anion transporter; the encoded protein is MVTLHDVDARPLAGLTKKNAPREIAAGVTLLAIAVPLNIGYSQIAGLDPSAGLYALVIPTIIYVLTVGSRQLVASPDAAASALVASSLGGLAVAGSGTYADMALAQAMICGVLMILMSVFRLGFIADFLSKPILIGFVAGLAFDILVSQVIKMLGITGSHGHEFVSKVATLVTGWTDIKPWSVVLAAGCVAVLVAGRRLNPLIPWALITLIISSIVVSVTGVSADQVAILGPVEAGLPALTWPALSWQQWLAIVPSALALAVVGASEGLLVSRSYANRRGYPNRPNKDLMAFGLSNVAAGFQGSFTIGASTSRTAAVDQIGARTQLPSLILAAGTLLLLVFGTGVLAHIPSPAIGAIVAVAVVRLLAIGEFRELARTDRAEFSIGVVCFAVTLIVGAIPGILVAFVLALINLARRAAQPAIDVVQADGAAEASLLDRTSKATVSAPGVLVVRVAAPLIFANIVTVVESIQQRITAEPEHPIRHLVLDMEAVTDVDVTAAEQLLTFKAWLAEHGVELSFSRFRPQMQHRMRQHDLLEDERMFATNRAAVSELSADAASRGQDN
- a CDS encoding mismatch-specific DNA-glycosylase, which produces MHVTPPARPRRPSPLGGRKPTRDDLAPFATDDPDVLDDILPADSSALRLLIVGINPGLWTAAVNAPFARPGNRFWPSLHRAGLTSHVVDASRGLREEDQDELLRRGIGLTNLVGRATARADELTRDELRAAGERLVARVHELRPRAVAIAGITAFRSAFKVPQAQLGRQDPATLGTDVGRHQWPDGTALWVVPQPSGLNAHETIDSLAAKWQQVWQEAGSPDEPAR